The sequence CAACCCCCCGCTACCGCAGGTGGTTCGGACTTCATATGAATCTTTCAGACATCAGACGTCTTTTCGATTACACCGAGTGGGCGAACGACCTCGCGCTTGAAGCTGCGAAGCGGCTGCCGGACGACAGTCTCCGTCGCGATGTTGGCTGCAGCCACGTATCGATCTTCGGCACCCTCACGCACACGGCGGGCGCGGAATGGATTTGGCTCGAGCGTTGGCACGGACGCTCGCCGACGAAAGCCGAAGCCTGGCCGAAGTGGACACCGGAAGCGTGTGTGGACATTGCGACCCTGAAAGATCGCTGGTCCGACATTATCGATCGACGCGCGCAACTCCTGATGAACATCGATGAGGATCGTCTCGCCGCCGAGCTGTCTTTTAAGCTTCTGAGCGGCGATCCGAGTTCCTTGC is a genomic window of Pyrinomonadaceae bacterium containing:
- a CDS encoding DinB family protein encodes the protein MNLSDIRRLFDYTEWANDLALEAAKRLPDDSLRRDVGCSHVSIFGTLTHTAGAEWIWLERWHGRSPTKAEAWPKWTPEACVDIATLKDRWSDIIDRRAQLLMNIDEDRLAAELSFKLLSGDPSSLPLIDQMQHVVNHSTMHRGQVVGMIRQLGIEPPATDLLFFLRREISPK